The Caldicellulosiruptor changbaiensis genome has a segment encoding these proteins:
- the pheS gene encoding phenylalanine--tRNA ligase subunit alpha, whose product MNIDISNLKVQCMSEIANVKSLKELEEFQIKYLGKKGIVKNMLKELSTLPSDKRAQAGRELNELKDFIEGQINELRKKFEEEEKQKRIQNERIDVTIPGKRVEVGAIHILSQVQKEISEIFLSMGYEIAEGPEVELDYYNFEALNIPADHPARDTQDTFYISDDVLLRTHTSPVQIRVMKSKKPPIKIISPGRVYRSDEVDATHSPIFHQIEGLFVDKGVTMADLKGTLEVFAKRFFGEETRVRFRPHHFPFTEPSAEVDISCIFCGGKGCKTCKGEGWIEILGAGMVHRKVLANCGIDPDEYTGFAFGMGVERIALLKYGIEDIRLFYENDLRFLKQFR is encoded by the coding sequence TTGAACATTGACATCTCAAATTTAAAAGTTCAGTGTATGAGTGAAATAGCAAATGTTAAAAGTTTAAAAGAACTTGAAGAGTTTCAAATAAAGTATTTAGGGAAAAAGGGTATTGTTAAAAATATGCTAAAAGAACTCTCCACCCTTCCTTCGGACAAGAGAGCACAAGCTGGAAGAGAATTGAATGAACTAAAAGACTTTATTGAAGGACAAATAAATGAGTTGCGTAAAAAATTTGAAGAAGAGGAAAAACAAAAAAGAATACAAAATGAGAGAATTGATGTTACAATACCCGGAAAAAGAGTGGAAGTAGGGGCAATCCATATACTATCGCAAGTACAAAAAGAGATTAGTGAGATATTTTTAAGCATGGGCTACGAGATTGCTGAGGGACCTGAGGTAGAGCTTGACTATTATAACTTTGAAGCTTTGAATATTCCTGCGGACCATCCAGCGCGTGACACTCAGGACACTTTTTATATCTCAGATGATGTTTTGCTAAGAACACATACCTCACCAGTTCAGATTCGAGTTATGAAGAGCAAAAAGCCCCCAATTAAAATAATTTCACCTGGAAGGGTTTACAGGTCTGATGAGGTTGATGCCACACATTCGCCTATTTTCCACCAGATAGAAGGGCTTTTTGTGGACAAAGGGGTTACAATGGCTGATTTGAAAGGAACGCTTGAGGTTTTTGCGAAGAGGTTTTTTGGTGAAGAAACAAGAGTAAGGTTCAGACCTCACCATTTTCCGTTTACCGAACCATCTGCTGAGGTTGATATCTCATGTATCTTTTGTGGAGGGAAAGGATGTAAAACTTGCAAAGGAGAAGGATGGATTGAAATCTTAGGTGCAGGAATGGTACACAGAAAGGTTTTAGCAAATTGTGGTATTGACCCAGATGAATACACAGGGTTTGCATTTGGTATGGGTGTTGAAAGGATAGCACTGTTGAAATATGGAATTGAGGACATTAGACTTTTTTATGAAAATGACCTGAGATTTTTGAAACAATTTAGATAA
- a CDS encoding HPr family phosphocarrier protein, whose amino-acid sequence MKTVTVRLNTIDSVKNFVNIVSKYPFDIDLTSGRYVVDAKSIMGIFSLDLSKPIKVEIHSDNCEDLLKELEPFIEK is encoded by the coding sequence ATGAAAACAGTAACAGTAAGACTAAACACAATTGATTCAGTTAAGAACTTTGTCAACATTGTTAGTAAGTATCCATTTGACATTGACCTAACATCTGGCAGGTATGTAGTTGATGCAAAGTCAATCATGGGCATATTCAGTCTTGACCTCAGCAAGCCTATTAAGGTAGAGATTCATTCAGACAACTGCGAAGACCTGTTAAAAGAGCTTGAGCCGTTCATAGAAAAGTAA
- the mtaB gene encoding tRNA (N(6)-L-threonylcarbamoyladenosine(37)-C(2))-methylthiotransferase MtaB: MKIAFYTLGCKVNQYETQAIAETFERLGYEIVDFDQEADIYVINTCTVTNVSDRKSRQAIKRAKKTSPNSIVVVMGCYPQVYPQEVQKIEGVDIIVGTRDREKIVEYVTEYLKQKKKILAVNDEYKRDSFEELKISSFNERTRAFIKIEEGCEQFCSYCIIPYARGSVVSRSLSSILDEVERLASNGYKEFVITGINISAYGKDLDYKVTLLDVIEEISKIEKVRRIRLSSLEPIVMKEDFIKRLVRMEKLCHHLHLSLQSGSDKILKLMNRHYTTEEYRQIVEIVKGYWDDVAFTTDIIVGFPGESDEDFERTVEFVKEIGFSRIHVFRFSPKKGTKAYDMPNQVSSAEKEKRSEILKSVARKLSFGFHKKFEGKIVDVLIEENSSFVGYFEGYSGNYIRTLVPKTESIKVGEIYKVKVKEAFEQYVIGDIIF, translated from the coding sequence TTGAAAATTGCTTTTTATACACTTGGGTGCAAGGTAAATCAGTACGAAACACAGGCTATTGCTGAAACTTTTGAAAGATTGGGTTATGAGATAGTAGACTTTGACCAAGAAGCAGATATATACGTTATAAACACATGCACAGTTACAAATGTAAGTGACAGAAAGTCAAGACAGGCAATAAAACGAGCCAAAAAAACATCACCAAATAGTATAGTTGTTGTAATGGGGTGCTATCCGCAGGTTTACCCGCAAGAGGTTCAAAAGATTGAGGGAGTTGATATAATTGTTGGTACAAGAGATAGAGAAAAAATTGTAGAGTATGTAACTGAATATTTAAAACAAAAAAAGAAGATTTTAGCTGTTAATGATGAATATAAAAGGGATAGTTTTGAAGAGTTGAAAATCTCAAGCTTTAATGAAAGGACGAGGGCTTTTATAAAAATAGAAGAAGGTTGCGAACAGTTTTGTTCTTACTGTATAATTCCATATGCAAGAGGTTCTGTGGTGAGCAGAAGCTTGAGTTCCATTTTAGACGAGGTGGAAAGACTTGCTTCAAATGGGTACAAAGAGTTTGTAATTACAGGTATTAATATCTCAGCATATGGCAAAGATTTGGATTATAAGGTTACACTTCTTGATGTAATAGAAGAAATTAGCAAGATTGAAAAGGTAAGACGAATTAGATTGAGTTCTCTTGAGCCAATTGTCATGAAAGAAGATTTTATAAAAAGATTAGTAAGAATGGAAAAGCTCTGTCATCATTTACATCTGTCACTTCAAAGTGGAAGTGACAAGATTTTGAAACTTATGAATAGGCACTATACAACTGAGGAGTACAGACAAATTGTAGAAATAGTAAAAGGTTATTGGGATGATGTTGCTTTTACAACAGATATTATCGTGGGTTTTCCAGGGGAGAGTGATGAGGATTTTGAAAGGACTGTAGAGTTTGTAAAGGAGATAGGATTTTCAAGAATTCATGTTTTCAGGTTCTCACCTAAAAAAGGTACAAAGGCATATGACATGCCAAATCAAGTAAGTAGCGCAGAGAAAGAAAAGAGAAGCGAGATTTTAAAAAGTGTAGCAAGAAAACTTTCATTTGGTTTTCACAAAAAGTTTGAAGGAAAAATAGTAGATGTTTTAATAGAAGAAAACTCAAGCTTTGTAGGATATTTTGAAGGATACTCAGGAAATTACATTCGCACACTTGTTCCAAAAACAGAGTCAATTAAAGTTGGCGAAATTTACAAGGTCAAAGTAAAGGAAGCTTTTGAGCAGTATGTTATTGGTGATATAATATTTTAA